In the Abyssisolibacter fermentans genome, GCCTGATATAACTAATGCAAAAACTGCTACCATTAATGCTATAAGGGGTATAAGGAATATCATATTGAAAAAACCAAGTCCAATACTTGCCATTACTGCCTTAAATACATTGCCTGCATTTGATTTTCTTTCTGCAATTTGTATCATATATGTAGTTTTAATTTGTCTTGCAAGTATTTTAGGATCTCCAAGTGAAACTGCTATCTCTTCTTCACTACGTCCTTTATCAAAACCAATTTCAAAATGCTCTTCATAATCAAACAACACTTCTTTTATATCTTCTTCTGACAGTCCTTTTAGATTTCGTCTTAATTGCTCCAAAAATTCCTGTTTATTCATTTTTAATACCTCCTTCTAGAACATTATTAACGTGGTTTACAAATAAATACCATTCATCTGATAGTTCTTTTTTCATTTTTATACCTGTATCAGTTAGCATATAATATTTTCTTGGCGGTCCTTCAGTAGATTCTTTTAAATACGTCTTGACATATCCATCTTTTTTTAATCTTCTAAGTAAAGGATAAATAGTACCTTCTGAAATTGTTATGCTTCTAGAAATCATATCTACAAGTTCATATCCATAGCAGTCTTTTCTATGAAGTATAGACAGCACACACAATTCCAACACTCCCTTTTTAAATTGTATGTTCAAAATAAACACCTCTTTATTTTTTAATTCAAATATATAATAACACACAGTACCTTTTTATGCAAGGTACTGTGTATAGTTTTTATCTCTTTTCGTTTTTTTCTTATATTTTTATATAATGTAAAAAACATCTAAGTATAATTGTCTAGTAATTACAAAATATATTTATAAACTATAAATGTGCAACTATAAATACATTTAATCCAGTCTGGATATTAAACATAGATTTGTATTATTAACTAGCAACCATATAGATACTAGGAGACATGCAGGGTTTCTTTCTCGGAACATTGGTGTACGTGTTTTTTCCTTCAACTTTTATTAAATAAGTAACTCCTACTCATTTCATTCCTAGCAATAAGTGATTCACGAGAAATCATAGATTTCTGTTCTCTACTCAAAACATGTACACACCGCGTAAGAGAAAGATTCCTGCATGGCTCCCTCGCTACATACTAGAGAGTTAAAATAATTAAAAAATTTAATTTTTACCACAAAAAATCACAAAGTATAGACTGATTTAATTTGTAAAATTTTTCAGTGTTTTTGCACTTTTATAGTTGTAAATATATTTTCTTATCAATCCTCTAGGAGGTATTATATGAAAGAATATGAAGAATTAGATACATTTATTAATACAATTGATTCTTCTGAATCATTAGAAGGATCTCTTATAAAAGTTCTACATAAAGCTCAAGCGTTATACGGATACTTATCAAATGATACACAATTATTCATAG is a window encoding:
- a CDS encoding HAAS signaling domain-containing protein, whose protein sequence is MNKQEFLEQLRRNLKGLSEEDIKEVLFDYEEHFEIGFDKGRSEEEIAVSLGDPKILARQIKTTYMIQIAERKSNAGNVFKAVMASIGLGFFNMIFLIPLIALMVAVFALVISGGAVVIAGILAFIASLLSPFIHFENINVGTSPSIGMFLSIGVTCLGGLITIGSSYLLKAFYKFLINYLKLNLKVITGKER
- a CDS encoding PadR family transcriptional regulator, with amino-acid sequence MNIQFKKGVLELCVLSILHRKDCYGYELVDMISRSITISEGTIYPLLRRLKKDGYVKTYLKESTEGPPRKYYMLTDTGIKMKKELSDEWYLFVNHVNNVLEGGIKNE